Genomic window (Helianthus annuus cultivar XRQ/B chromosome 3, HanXRQr2.0-SUNRISE, whole genome shotgun sequence):
TGCAACAGAGAAAAAGGGGGTTTAGGTGAACGGGTTGTAAGGGTGACGCTTGTCGGAGAAGATAGCCGGAGCTCCGATCTCCGGTGTGTACTCGAGAGAAAACAGAGAGTGGGTTTGTGTGCGGCTGTAAGTTTGGGAGAGATGTAGAACTTTTAGGTTTTTATAAGGGTAAAGAAGAAGATacaggggcattttagtcttttaatAGAAAACTAACAGAAAATATGGatggtgttagaaatttggactcaaatggttaaggaAAATACTTATAGGGACTCAGATCGTTAAATTTTTTACTTTTAGATTCAACTTGTTAAAACTCATAAAACATAGGgacttaaaaagtaatttaccctatttaatttgatttttttataagATCTTTCTATTTTGTGTGTCATGTTAACTACAAGTGTTTTTAAACACACATATTTTATGTAATTAGACATCGGTGTGTATGCATAGTATGTGTATCAATGTGTTTTGACAATTTTACACACACATTGTGTGTGATGTCTATCATATGGATTTTGTTGATTGCATTTGGTGAAAAGACATATGGTGAAAAGAAAAAAAGTAGTCAACCATTTTGACATCTTCTGCTAATGGCAACCCCTCCATTAAGCCATAATCGACTTTTAATTTCCATATGTTTGACTTATAATTTAAATTTGTTTTTTATAATATATCATATTCTTTCAAACATTATACTCATAAacctttttatatttattttagttaCCAAATTATGGGTTTTCATCTCTAATTTTTTATCACTAATTGTTGCCCTAAAACTAAGATGTTCTATGTAGACACTACTTGACTTTAACTtagtattttattttaatattatagttCTTTAAAAATTATTATGAGAAGTAAACCACTAAACCACTTGTTTACATACAAGAAAATATTAAGAATTACATCTGTCTTAACTTTTAATTTACACCAGAAATGGTAAGGGAATAAGGAATTGTTGGTTGACTTAAACCAAATTTTTATAATTAGGAAAAGATCAATACATTAAAAGGAAAGTCAACAATATTGACATTGCAAGTTGCTTAATAATCACAACCTCTCTAATTCTATTCTGTATTCCTGTATGCGAGATGGTGATGCTTGGACAGTCTTTATAGTTTATACCCACTTGCCCCATTCCAAAATTCCCtacttttaattattttattctcccatggtttttatttaatttgattatattaacataaataacaaaaaatatattGCAAATCTGTTTTTTCATTAATTACTCAAAGTTGATAAGAATGACTTCAATTAgaggtgtgcacggttcggtttagTTTTTGGGTAAAACCGAAACCGTAACCGAAAGTTCGGTTTTCGGTTTTCGAAAACCATTCGATTTCGGTTTCTTTCGGTTTTAGCAACGGTTCAGTtcagtttttgaaacaaattacgtaaaatttaaaaataaaaatataattcaAAGTTTAAGAATCTTTCTTAAATTTTTACATTTGCGTTAATATATTTAGTCTTTTTAATCAATTGTTGTTGACGattttttataatactttaaaaatcatttaattttatattaattatttcttttaaacaatgGATAAATCATTTCAATGATAAAGAAACATGCTATTATTCTTCTTATAAATATttgacaatcaagaataaaattaataattcttaGTAGCGTGAGTAAAACACATAACTTaaagttaaacataaaaatatatggatttggcctattattataacttatcgattcggttcggttattgaaaatggcTATTCAAAAACCGAAACAAGATTTAtggttattaaaaatccgaaaatcAAACTttcggtttttgtttcggttcggtttggATTTTTCGATTATTTCGATTTTCTGTTCACCCCTAACTTCAataatatttcaaatgtaaatttATAGGCTCCCTCTAATATATTGGTAAAACTAATTATCAAATCCAATAAACCAAAATAATTATTAGAATTTCAAATTCAGATTTTAATAGTTCATTTTcctcatatttattgggtttcctcctgaattgatgtataggcattatgtctagtggagatggatatgatcaggtggttCCGCTGGTAGCGCGATAATACtacagtggtccgtcagtgatccaaatttgccgttaaaaaatagttattttttttttatttggaaaACCATTATCAAACCAAACTACACCCAAATTGTTAGTATGACTTCAATAATCACTTCTAATGTAAATTCAAAGTCACCCTCTAATATATTGATAAAACTAATTATCAGGGGTCGAGattttgtttttagtagattagggttttctattcagaaagggatggcggcgtagtttgttgctcgtctacctgctatccttatgtaatttgccctggtGATTGAAATGAAATATTGGTTCTACTAAAAAAAATAGAAAGATTGAAAAAAAATTCAGATtttaatatatgtttttttatttggAAACACCATTATCAAACCATACAATAACTTAGATGTCTCAAAGAAAAGATACATACATATTACACCTTACATTGATTCATTATAGAATCCGAATACATATTTGTGGTTGCTATTAAACTACTCCAAATCAAACTGAATCGAATACCAAAATCTATGGTCGTATCGTTTCCCACATATACCACCATTAATTTATCAAAAAAGAAGTTCAATTACACAACCAGTGTCAACCACTAAAATACAAATACCATAACCCACAACaacaaaaaaacataaataaatcaaAGCATCATTCCATTTTACATAAAGCAATGAAAACACATAATCCAACATGGATTAGTTAGTTCTAAAGCATACAAATCCAAAACAACTTGAAACATTTTACAAAATACACACCACCTTTTtgctaatttaataataatattaataatattaaaattaataataatatattaagaGTTAATTACCATTTTAGGCCCTACGATTTGAACCATTTTGGCAGGTTAGTCCAAAGATTTTATTTTTCGcttgtgggtccaaaaagatttcaccgttgccattttaatccactgAGTTAACTTAatcaattttttctgttaactagaaagacaattcggtcattttatatgtagtTATGTTAACTAGAAAGAAAATTCagtcatataaaatgaccgaatcgcccttctcgttaacaaaaataatgaatgaagttaacttagtgaactaaaatggcaacagtgaaacctttttaaactcacaggcgaaaaatgaaaattaggactaaactgacaaaatagtACTAACCACAGACTAAAATGAAATTTAactttaatattaataatattaaaattaataatataataataattattattattataatattgcACAGAAAGACAGTGGTGCAGTTGAGTTAGCATTGTCTTCATTCAAACTGTCATTTCCCCTCTTCAAATATCCCCCAAATTCTCCCTCCATCTTCAcctccaaaaccctaatttcaccaTTCATTCTTCCAAATTCTCCATTTCTCAACACAATTCAATCACATATTTCTCAATTAAACCTCCAATTCCACCCCATTCACCCTCCAACACATCACAATCGCTCCAATTCTGACCAGATCTACTGCGTTTTTCTGTGTGTTGAACATCTCACAGATCTCTTACACTCAACAATGGTAGCTGAACCATGGCTAGTCAGATTAGGCAATCAAATGACTTCGAAACACTCGAATCAATCGAAACAATCGAAACAATCGAAGAACAACAAGCATGAAGCTAATCAAGCCGTTGAAACGATCGGAATCTTATCATTCGAAGTGGCGAACGTGTTGTCAAAAACCGTTCATCTCCACAAATCGTTAACAAACGCCGAAATCTACAAATTGAAAACCAAGATTATTAACACAGAGGGTGTAAAAACCCTAGTTTCGTCAGACGAAACGTATCTTCTAGAACTCGCGGTATCCGAGAAGCTAGAGGATTTGAATATCATTGCTGGAGTTGTATCCAGGCTTGGTAGGAAGTGTACGGTCACACAACTGCAAGGGTTTCAGCATGTGTATAATGATATTGTTACTGGAGTTATCGATGTTGGTGAATTAGGGTTTTTAGTGAAGGATATGGATGCAATGGTGAGGAAAATGGAGAGGTTTGTTAATACAACTGCTAGTTTGTATAGTGAAATGGAGGTGTTGAATCAGTTAGAGGTCGCGAAGAATAAGTTTCAGCAGAATCAGCACGAGGAAAGCCGGAAAGCGTTTGAGCAGAAAGTGGTGTGGCAGAAGCAGGATGTGAGGCAGTTGAAGGATGTTAGTTTGTGGAATCAGAGTTTTGATAAGATTGTAGAGATGCTTGCTAGAACGGTTTGTACGCTTTATGCGCGTATTTGTTTGGTTTTTGGTGAGACCATTGCGAGACGAGAGATGTTTTCGAATAGTTCGGGTTCGGTTTCGAGGGGAAATTTGGGAAGTTTACAGTCGCGCAGTGTGAAATCTGGTGGTGGTTTTAGTAAGGTTTCTAAGGCTCAGGCGGGATTGAAAAAGGGGGAAATGTCGTCGTTTAAAGGAGAAGATTTTAGTTTTGCTTGCGGGTTGGGACCGGGGAGATTGTTTATGGAATGTTTAAATAGGAACGCTTCGGTTTCAAAGTTGGATGATTTTGACGATGGTTCTGTTACAAAAGGTGATGATGTAAGCAGCCAGGTTTCCGGTTCTTGTAGTGTGGCAAGCAGCGTAAGAAAAGATATCACGAATCATCCGGATTTACAAACTCGGGTTCCAGGAGAACAAAGACGGGTTAAAACGAACGGGGTGAGCGGGTTTAAAACGGATCCGAAAAACCAGCTAGTGGTACAAGCTTCTCAAAACACTATTGGAGGGTCTGCGTTAGCGTTGCATTATGCTAATGTTATTATCGTGATCGAGAAATTACTTCAATACCCGCATTTAGTAGGTGAGGAAGCTAGAGATGATTTGTATCAAATGTTACCAACAAGCTTACGGTTGGCGTTGAAGACGAGTTTAAAGTCTTACGTGAAAGATCTAGCGATATACGATGCGCCCCTTGCCCATGATTGGAAAGATAGGCTTGACGGGATTCTCGCTTGGCTTGCACCTTTAGCACACAACATGATTCGGTGGCAAAACGAGAGAAATTTCGAGCAACAACAAATTGTTTCACGAACCAACGTTCTTCTTCTGCAAACGTTGTATTTTGCAGATAGAACGAAAACAGAGGCAGCCATTTGCGAGCTTCTTGTGGGGTTGAATTATATTTGTCGTTACGAGCATCAACAAAACGCGTTATTGGATTGCGCAAGCAGTTTTGACTTTGAAGACTGCGTGGAATGGCAAACGCAATATTGAGCTTCGTGGTGGATATATTGGATTTGTGTGAGTGACGTTTTCGCTTTCTCCCATTATATGTTGTGAATATTAGAAGTTTTGGCTTTGAATAGATTTTTAGCCATTGTAATTTGTATGCATGAGTTGTTTTATGTACTTTGTTACAAGGCATATCATATCTCTTTGCCTTTGAAGTACATAATTTAACTTGACAACAGTCTACCTTATTTAAACCTATAACATATTTAACTGTTTGTCAGTTTCTTCCGTTAAATCTTGTTTGTTTAATTTGATTAACAACTAGGGGTGcaaaacgagccgagccgagcccgagttcggccaggctcgagctcgagctcgattaacttatgagagttcgactcgattcgagctttgttttcaaagctcgagctcggctcgtttgtattttatcaagctcgggctcagctcgtttattatctattaattagtatattaaataaaaataatataaataatagactttttaggcttgcgagctcgataagtaaagctcgggctcgggctcgtttactaaataagcttatttttaggttcgaggttggcttgtaaacaagtttaaataagctcgactcgacttggctcgtttacactaaggctcgatgagcctaacgagcttcacatgtgaggctcgagttcgataaacaaacgagctttgttttgaggctcaagctcggctcgggctcgataaggctcggctcgtttcgagctttttctcgagccgatctcgagtagctcgtgAGCCgttcggctcgtttgcacccctattaACAACCTTACGCTTCATCACACGCGTCTCTCTTTGAATAAATGCGTTCGTTGTTCTGCGAAATGAGATACAGTTTGACTTTGCGAAATCATTTCGTTTGCGTAGATGTTTTAAAACTTATTCTGTTATGTTAGCTAAAAACATGTAATCATGATATGTTtgcacttttttttttttgaacggcaaatttggatcactgacggaccactggagtatcatcgtgccaccagcagaacaacccgatcatatccatctccactaggcaataatgcctatacaccaattcaggaggaaacccaataaatctgggaaaaccccctttgtgggaatcgaacccatgacctaatggtcataagccttatcccacccccaagataccactaggctgatcgggtggttcctctagtggcacgatgatactccagtggtccgtcagtgatccaaatttgccgttcaaaaaaaaatgataTGTTTGCACTATATCTATCACACTGATAACTCTTGTGAAGAACATGTAATCATGTGAAGTTATGATTCTGATACTTGAATTGCCTAACATGCTATACCAGCATCATTGAAGTGCTCACTGGACCATCTTTTGTAAGCTCGTAGATTCTCATTCTACTACTAGTTAGCATTTGATTGTACTGTACAACACGCCAATGCATACAACGCGTGATCGGGTCCGTGGGGTCCCCTGCAAAATGGATCAACTTTTAGTTGCTGATAATGGTGTGGCTGGTGGTGGTTtagttgaaaagaaaaaggttaAAAATATCAAAGTAGGTGAAGCAAGCAAACAGCTTTAGAACCTTTATTGAACCATGGTGAGATCATATGTCTTATCCTATACACTTTTAAGTGGGTCCCAGATAATGTTACTAGaagaatgaaatgaaatgaaatgaagaTGTAGGTGTGAATTTGATTTGCTAAACTCAAAGTGGACCAAAAGACAAGTAGACAACTATGAAGAGTGTTCCCATTTATAGGACTTTGAGTTTGAACCTTCATCATATTTCTCATGCTTGTTGCCTGCTCAAATTCCTGACCATTTTCCTTACTTTTTTCTTTACCATTGTATGATCTTCCCAACACAATGTACTACTTGTTACTTCATTTGAAAAGGGGTTGATTCTTTTGTGGAATTGGAGCTTGTCAAACAAGTAGGGATGGTACAATAACCCAAAACTCGATGAAAACCCGAAATCCAAAATTTGAGACAAGTATATGGAATTAGTTTCAATTTTTCTCGTGGGTTTGGGGCAGGTATGGTATCAGGTAATAGTTGATACCCGCTTGAATACTGCACCTTTTTTTCCTGTATTAAACCGAacatattattttataatataattTCAAAATAAATAACATGTTGAAGTTGGTAAAAGTTAAAAGTTATTATACGCGTAGTTGATTATATCATATTAAAGTCAGTTTTTGAAATGAGTTCAGATCAAGTCTCGGGCGATGAGCACCGAGTGATCTTTAACTGCATAAGATCATAAACAGGTATAATTGATAGACAGGTACCTGTTAATATGCTAGTATGTCCAAAAACCCGGTGGGTACTATTGTACTAATGGATATAGTGATGGATAGAAACATAATTGGGTATGAGATTGAAATTACATATTTCTAGATTTATTCTCATCGCTACAAACAAATTTAGGAAATAAAAACGTGACTTTAGTAGGCCACAACTTTCAAACAAAGGCACCATCATGTGAAATCAATAGGTTTTGACTTTTaattttcacttgtttatttGGGTGATATTTTTACATTATTCAATGAGATTACCAATATTGAGGATTTAGACTCTACAGTCTACATACAATGGCTTATATAGGTGTTCTTTGTAATCTTGATAATTCATCAAGTCATATTACAAATATTTTCTGCACGAGTTCACACAAAGTtcggttagaaaaaaaaaaaaaaaaaaaaaaaaaccatgcaGAAGGCCGTGTGAGATGTAACAAATCCATTTTGTTGCATAAATTTGTGAAAAAAATGGCAACAACTTTAAACATCAAGGCACTAAACAGTGAAATATCCACTTAGTTGTGTAAGTTGGTAAAAAAAGATATTAGATTAATTAACTTTCCTCAATTGATCAATAACACTctcaactttcgatttgtacTACACCACTTATAACTTTCAACCTATTTTTCTCTGACACTCTCAAACTAACTGAACCCTAACTTAGTTAGATTTTTGCTGACGTGTCACTTTGTTTAGTGATGTGACCTTTTTTTTTGCTAACGTGGCATTTGATGTGGCAATTATTTAGTGACTTGCATCTGACATGGattttttgatgatgtggcagtGGCATCTGATGTGGCACTTGTTTTGCTGATGTGACATTTGATGTGACACTTGTTTTGATGACATGGCACTTGTTTTGCTGACATGGCATTTGATGTGGCAATTATTTATGGACATGGCATCTGAtatggatttttttttataatgttGGCTTTATTTTATGCATAGCGTGTATTTTTCCAGTGTCAAGGTTATTGAATCATTTCATTACTGTTCATGGCGTTTTTGTTGTTTTAGAAGAGAGTGTTGCGTTGAATGACAAAATTTGCTCAAAAACTGGTTCTACATTCAAGATTCCCGTCGGTAGAGACGATCTAAAACCAAAGTCAGGAATAATTTTCGGAAGCCTTGATGATTGCTATTCTTTGTATCTTAAGTATGCGACGGCTGGGGGGTTTGGTGTAAGGAAAGGGACTAGAATGATAACGTAAAAGGAGAAAAGCATATAAAGTATTACCTGTATACGGGATCTGGGCATTACAAGAATAAGAAGGTTGATACATTGAGAAaggatgtaacaccccgtgttttccaaagtcaaagtcaaagtcaagtgttgactgttattggaattaaagattaataaagattaatttcattttagtttcattttgattttcatgttatttggagtaagtgttgtataatcaaactaatcgaccgataatcgaactgtgaatcaacgaccgactgtgaatgataggaagtaacaatgcaataaagctagtcaattaataatcaagctaatcaaatcaatcatcaaactcaagtgtggggattttagtactttttatacatgtgtgtgtgccttatgtgttacttgtgcatgtttacttttatgttaaagtgtgtggtgaatcaatcaaatcaatcaagactcaaaggtgaatcaaactctaTCGAACTCGAATCCAAatcgtggtgtaaggatgcttgtatgttagatatagtagttgggactaaaagtaatttggtTAGGaaaattctatcatcctcaaatcatcgttctaAGTCGAAAtgtcaaaaatcgtcgcgaaatactcaaaaccaggcaagccgatcgaacagggcaacctgatcgaacaggctagccgatcgaacagggcaacctgatcgaacagactagccgatcgaacagggcaacctgatcgaacaggctagccgatcgaacaggctgttcgatcggacagctgctcgatcaggaatgctgttcgatcagctgaccctttcctcttttagaagcctataaatagggctgtccttgtcaaactttccacttttggaaaagctctgaccgaccagcctcttcttctcactaaatctcagatttctctcaaaccggtaagtatttcactctaatccttgtacgtttttgttcattaatcgattctccacctttctatctttcaaaacttggatttcaaccatgaaatcaccaagatctaggtgttcttgagtgatgtcatcatggtgctcttggtgttcatcaagaacttcatgttcttgacttcattcaaccatgaataagctagatctaaccgatttccacatcaataacttaaaatctaccaaagatcttaacatttcacggaggaaaaggattggaagatgggttttcatctatctttcaactcttttacactcaaaaaggtgaaaacgagacttgaaccgatttacaatcaaacacatggttcaagattcgggttttaccgagagatataccgatttcgggttaaacgttaaacttaggttccaaaccgtctctgactgagtttgggtgattcctgctcgagtcagtagactaagtagggacttcagttttgtggttcaactcgtagtcaaaatatctctaaaacatcaacaattaacgggaataaccaagtgttaagtgaaaggttaaccgaatcgagaagctggccgaacggctaggctgttcgatcgaacagcccaaccgaacgactatgccagccgatcgactaggctaaccgatcgactagcacttagacccaccaactcacaaagtgtagtattgacgaggtactgttcgatcgactacgccactcgattgtaatcattactactcgaatcatgagatactacacttcaacacttagacttttcgaaacattggaatgtcacccgatcgaacatgccaaccgatcgagtgacatatttgaaaacaataaagtgctagccgatcggttgggctaaccgatcgaacagctgttcgatcggccaacttgaaaggtagtacaaaccatcatacacaaacacctccttcacatcaaaggaagaaacaatccacttgaaggaaccagccgatcgagccagccggccgatcgaatggatgttcgaacggactttcaaaccaatcgaacagcccactcgatcgaactgctgttcgatcgaatggcctactcgatccaagtacattgtttactttttccgcgttactcatcgttgtgctatcaaactattcaggctaacctattctcagtgctcccttcaatccacaaccaaccactgtgagtatactcgatccctttttgctttcagcacttttgggtgttacatacgtaatctatcaaattcacaaacaacacaaactatttgaacgctaacctacttgcatgtattacttgtctaaatgattgctgtttattatgtttacacgtggagtgctatctgcctgctttagcaacgtagtactatagtttggactcagcacccgttcacacgggggttgctaaggacaattacttgcatggattacggtggtaatcatgtattgcgaactgtctcggacagtcaacttgaagtcattggtatcgatggtcccatgttgataatttacatgcatcgtttgcc
Coding sequences:
- the LOC110930955 gene encoding uncharacterized protein LOC110930955, which encodes MVAEPWLVRLGNQMTSKHSNQSKQSKQSKNNKHEANQAVETIGILSFEVANVLSKTVHLHKSLTNAEIYKLKTKIINTEGVKTLVSSDETYLLELAVSEKLEDLNIIAGVVSRLGRKCTVTQLQGFQHVYNDIVTGVIDVGELGFLVKDMDAMVRKMERFVNTTASLYSEMEVLNQLEVAKNKFQQNQHEESRKAFEQKVVWQKQDVRQLKDVSLWNQSFDKIVEMLARTVCTLYARICLVFGETIARREMFSNSSGSVSRGNLGSLQSRSVKSGGGFSKVSKAQAGLKKGEMSSFKGEDFSFACGLGPGRLFMECLNRNASVSKLDDFDDGSVTKGDDVSSQVSGSCSVASSVRKDITNHPDLQTRVPGEQRRVKTNGVSGFKTDPKNQLVVQASQNTIGGSALALHYANVIIVIEKLLQYPHLVGEEARDDLYQMLPTSLRLALKTSLKSYVKDLAIYDAPLAHDWKDRLDGILAWLAPLAHNMIRWQNERNFEQQQIVSRTNVLLLQTLYFADRTKTEAAICELLVGLNYICRYEHQQNALLDCASSFDFEDCVEWQTQY